The genome window TCGTGACGATACGGTACTGCTGGCCTTGCCTCAGCGCACGAAGCCTTTCCTTGTTGATGGGGTGATTGAAAGGAGGTGGTGCGTGACGTGGAGGAGGGAGTCCGTCGCGCTTGGCGATCGCCTTCTGCAACAAGAGTCGCGCTTCAAGATCTCGGATGGGCTGAAGCGGGGCGAGAGCAGTTTCGTCTAAGGATGACGGCAGGAGCAGTTGGATGACCTCCTTGTCTTCTTCAACCAACAACTCGGCGATAGCGGAGACTAGTCCGGCGTCGCCGAGCAGGACCACTGAATGCACCAATTCGCGCATTTGGGCGTATTGCGATTCGAACGAAGCGTACCGAGATCGCATCATGTTGTTCCGGATCTCTCGTACGGCCCACTGCATGATCGCCTGCTTGATTGCTGGGTGGTCCTCTTCACCCAGGCGCTGGATCGCTTGGGGCAAATAGTCGGAGGTGAGGTTGAGCATCACCCCCCAATGCTCAGCGCGCAAGTACGGGTTGTCGGATCGATCAAGGCCAATGCGAGCCGAAGTGAAGTGCTCATGAAGGTCTTGCCCGCAGCGCTCAACAAGGCCTTCTATCGCGAGCGTGATGTGGATGTCCGACGTTCGGTTCGCGGTCTTCTCCAATGCGGACCGAGGCATCGGGCAAGGCAATGCGCGGAGTTCTTCCAACGCTGCTCGACAGATCATCGGCTCCGGGTCTAGGAGCAGGTCTGTGAGCAATGGGCTTCCGGACGACTTCGACGCACGGGCCCACGAGCGAAGCGCTGACACGCGTTCCGGCAACGAGCGCGATGCGTCACAGGCGACTTGCGCGAGGAATGCCGTATCGGCCGCCACGCCCAGTTTCCGCATTCCAAGAAGGGCGAAGGATCGCACTTCGATTGATTCGGATTCCATGAGCCGTTCGACCGCGGCCTTCAGCGTCAAGACCGTGCTATCCGGCAGCCTCCTCAGCGCATCGGCCGCGCGCGCCTGTTCATGTCCCTCGGCATTTTCGTAGTACTCCAGTATCACGCGGGGATCCCTCGCCGGTCCGCCGCGCAGTCGAGCGGAGAAAACAGCCGAGGCGATCGCGTGAATCACGAAGCCGTCGTGTTCGCTCCTGCTGAATTCGACCATGCGCTCAATGGTCGAGCTGTCCGCCACGAAGCCAAGTGCGAATGCCGCCGTCGAACGAACAGTGGCGATCTCATCCGAGAGGGCCTTCAATAAGCAAGGTGTCGCCAAGGTGTCCTGCACGCTCGCGAAGGCCAACGCAGCCGCCTCGCGCACCTCTGGCGCTTCGTGCTTCAGCAGCTGGCAGAGCGCATCGGCATCGCGGTGCTCTTGCGCCTCGAGCACCGGCCAGAGGCGCTCATCGGCCCAGCGGTTCGGTGCATCAGGCCGTGGCGCCCCGCATGCGGCAAGCAGCAGCAGGAAGAGGACCTTGCGCATGCGCGCTAGCTCGCGATGCTCTCGGCGGAGACGATGTCGGCCGGAGCGATGGGAATGACCTGCGCGGGAGAGCCTTGCGTGAGGCGCTCGTAGTCGCGAACGCTGGCGAAGAAGAGGCGCTTGGTGCCGTCAGCGCCAGCGCTCTCGCTGGTCTCCACCTCCCACACCACGCCGAAGACCTCCTTGCCTCCGCGCAGCTTGAAGCGGCAATGCTGGTGGGCGAACTTCCGGAGGTTGGCGACTTCCATGGCAACAGCGACAGCGGAAAAGTAGCAGGGGGCGGAGGCGGAGCGCTGATCCAATTATCAACAGCGCATGCCAACCTGTGGAAAAACGGTAGGCAGCGATGCGCTATTGCGCGCCGCCACTGGAAGCTGATCCGCTGAAGCGCAGGGAGAAGATCAGCGCTTCGAGCTCGCGCACATACGGCCGCTTGTCGAACTGCGGCGCGTAGGCGAATCCTTCGACGGTGACGATGCGCTTCCCGCTCGGATCGAGCGTGGTCAGGCTCACGAAGGGTCCGCCCATTTTCGCGCCGTGCATGCCGTAGAGGCCGTGCATCAGGTAAGCGAAGCGCCCGTCGAGCTGCACCGCTCGACCGCCGGGCATCAGGTCCATCTGCTCGAACGCGCGCCGGACCACCATGTATGATCCCGGGTCGGGGCCATCGATGCGCTGCTTGGTTGCCGCATCGCGCAGATCAACCAGAGAGGGCACATTCCAGGTGCTGTCGCTCACATAAGGGTGACTATGGATGAGCAGGCCTTCGATCACGTTATGCTCGAGCCCTCCGCCAGCTATGATGCGGTCGCGTTGAAGCCAGGTGATCACGGAGTCCTGCTTCATCATGCGGTATCCGCCGGGCACGTCGAGCTCGATGCCGAGTGACGCGCGCAAGCTGCTGGCGAGCGCGGCGTCGCGCTCGTGCTTCAGCCGTGCGCCCGTGCGTGCGCGATGGTGGTCCTCGAACGCACGGACCACCGCATCGGCATTGGCGCTGAAGAGCGCGTTCCAGGCCTCAGGCTTTCCTGCGCCAACGCGCGCCACGAGCTGGCCGCGTGCATGCTGGTCGCGCAGCATGAGCACGCCGGAGCTGTCCTCGCCGAAGGCGGCGTAGAGCACGCTGTGGTGCGCTTGCAGCAGGCTGGCGAAATCCTCCGGGCGGCATTGGGCCACCCGGAATAGCGCCTCGCGCTGCGGCATGCCTTGCATCGGCTGCTCCAGGATCGAGCGCACCAGCGCGCCGGGCTCACCCTCCCAATGGCCTTTCGGCATCACCACGAGAATCTCCTCCGGTCCACCGGCGCTATCGGGCAAGCGCTTGCGCGCGTCATCACAGCTGGCTAGCAGCGCGATCGCCATGCAGGCCGCCGTATGCTTCATGCTCATCCTTGCGGTGCGCGCACGCGGATGCGCGCGCCGGGCTTCAGGCCGTCAGGCAGTCCGCCATTCAGGCTGCGCAGGTCCTCGACGCTCACGCCGGGGTGCCGCTGCGCGATGCTCCACAAGGTGTCGCCCGCTTGCACCACATAGTAGCCGCTGGCATCGGAGCCAGGAGAGGCCTGTGCGGTTCGCTCGCTGCTAGGTGCACCCTTGCGCACCACAAGCTTCTGACCGGGTCGGATCATGTCGTTGCGCAGGCCGTTGAGCTTGCGCAATTGCGGCACGCTCATGCCATAGCGCTTCGCGATGCCGCCGAGCGATTCACCCTTGCGCACGGTGTGGTGCCTGTCAGCAACGCGTTCGGTCGCCGCCGCCGCAGAGGCTGCTGTCGCGATGGGCTGGGTTCCGGGATTCGCGGCGTAGTAGCTGTAGCGAAGCAGTTCTTCGTTGTTGATGTAAACGGGCACGGCATCTTTCGGCAGGTACACGCTCACGGGCTGGTCCACATCGGGCACGATGCCGAGCTTGAAGGTGGGATTCAGTTCCCGGAGCTCCTGCACGGTGCCGCCCGTGAGCACGGCGATGGCGGCCAGGTCGAGCGGGTGGCACACTTGCACGGTATCCACCTCATAGGCGCAATAGGTGGGCGCGATGGGGTAGATGTTATGGTCGGCATGGTGCGCGAAGAGGTAGTTCACCGCGATGAAGGCAGGCACATAGCCTCGTGTCTCGCGTGGCAGGTAGTCGTAGATCTTCCAATAGTCCTTCACGCCGCCCGCGCGGCGGATGGCTTTGTTCACGTTGCCTGGGCCGCAGTTGTACGCCGCCAGGGCCAATTCCCAATCGCCATAGATGCGGTGCAGGTACTTCAGGTAGCGACAGGCGGCCTCCGTGCTCTTATGGACATCATGGCGCTCGTCGATGTAGCTGTCGGCCTTCAAGCCATAGATCTTGCCGGTGGGCAGCATGAATTGCCAAAGGCCCACTGCGCCGGCACGCGAACGGGCGCTCGGGTTCAGCGCGCTCTCCACAACGGCCAGGTACTTCATCTCAAGGGGGATCCCATGGCGGTCCAGGTATTCCTCGAAGGTGGGGAAGTAGAGTTCGGCGAGGCCCAGCATGCGTGAGCTCATCTCGCGCTTGCGCACCATGTACAGGTCGATGTATGACTGCACCACGTGATTATAGACCAGGCTGAAGGGCGAGTTGGCGTCAAGCACGGCGACGCGCTGCTGCATGATGTCCTCGCTCCAGGTCGGGACCTGATTGGGCGCGAAGCCATGCAGATTGTGGTGCGCGGTGTCGATGGTGAACGGCGAGTGCTTGACCCAATGCAGGTTGGCCAGGTCATCCAATCGCGCCATCACCGGATCATCGGCGGGCAAGGCGAGCGGGGCCTCGCGCTGCGCCATGGAGCAGAAGGGAAGCAGCAGGGCGGCTAAGGTGAATCGACGGAGCAAAGGCATGGTGCCGAAGGTACCCGTAATACGCAAGAAGGCCCGTCTTGGTATGTGAGCGGTTCGTTCACACCAGCGTGTGGATGCTACGAACCGAAGAGCGCCTTCGCCGATGCCAGCAATCGCGCTTCATCGAAGGGCCTGGCCATCAGCTGCACGCCGAAGGGCAGGCCGTTGCTGTGCGTTCCGGTGGGCAGGCTGATGGCTGGCGTGCCTGCGAGGTTGGCTTGAACGGTGAAGATGTCCTGCAGGTACATGGCCACGGGATCGGTGATCTCGCCGGGCGAGAAGGCCGTGCTCGGACAGGTCGGGCCGAGCAGCAGGTCGAAGCGGTCGAAGGCTTCCAAGGTGCGGTCGCGCAGGATCCGTCGCACGCATTGGGCCTTGGCGTAGTACGCATCGTAGTAGCCCGAGCTCAGAACGAAGGTCCCCAGGAGGATGCGCCGTTTCACCTCTGGCCCGAAGCCTTCGGTGCGGCTCAGTCGATAGGTCTCCTCCACGCCCTGCGCCTGCTTGCTGCGATGCCCGAAGTGGATGCCATCGAATCGCGCGAGGTTGCTGCTGGCCTCGGCCGTGGCCAGGATGTAATAAGCGGGCACCTGGTGATCGAGCAGCGGCACCTCTACGGCTTCCACCGTGTGGCCTTCGCGCCTCAAGCGGTCGATCTGCAGCTGCAGATGCGCCACAACCTCGGGATCCATGCCTGCGCGCTCAAGGCCTTCGCGGAAGTAGCCGATGCGCAGCTTCCTGGGATTGCCGAGTGCGATGGGCTCGTTCGGCCTGCTGCTCGTGGTGCTGTCGTGCGGATCGCTGCCCGCGATGACGCTGTAGAGCGCGGCAGCATCCTCCACAGTGCGCGCGAAGGGGCCGATCTGGTCGAAGCTGCTCGCGAAGGCGATCAGGCCGTAGCGGCTCACGCGGCCATAGGTGGGCTTGAAGCCGACCGTGCCGGTGAATGAGGCGGGCTGCCGGATGCTGCCGCCGGTATCGCTTCCCAACGCGGCATGCACGATGCCCGCAGCAACGCTCGCGGCAGCGCCGCCGCTGCTGCCGCCGGGCACTTTCCCGGGGTCCACGGGGTTCTTCACGTTGCCGAAAGCGCTGTTCTCGTTGCTGCTGCCCATGGCGAACTCGTCGCAGTTGGTGCGGCCGATGATCACCGCATCGGCAGCGAGCAATCGCTCAACCGCAGTTGCGCTGTACAGCGACGTGAAGCCTTCGAGGATGCGCGATGCGGCGCTCACCTTATGGCCCTTGTAGCAGAGGTTGTCCTTGATGCTCACGAGCATGCCGGCGAGTGGCCCAGCAGTGCCGGACAACAATTTGGCATCCGCATCGGCGGCCTTGGCCAACGCGCTCTCCGGAAAGAGCTCGAGGAAGGCGTTCAGGTCCGCGCGGCGCTCAGCTTCCGCGATGGAGCGCTCAACCAGCTGCGTTACAGTAGCGCCTTGGGCAATGGCGGCGCGGGCCTCGGAGAAGGTCTTCGGGATGCTCACGCCAGCGGGCTACTTCGCGTCGTCCTTCTTGTCCTCAACACCGTCCTTGGCGTTCTTGAACTCCTTCATGCCCTGGCCGAGGCCGCGCATGAGCTCGGGGATCTTCTTCCCCCCGAAGAGCAGGAGCAGCGCCACCACGATGAGTACAACCTGCCAAGGGCCGATCATGCCGAGCAGGATGGAAAGCGGGAGCAGGTTCATGGTGTGCGTGATTGTTGCAGGGCCAAAAGTAACCGATCGGCCCGCCTAATCACGGTAGAGCCAAAGTGCCGGGTCCACGTTCACCAGCCCATCAGCCGTGATCTTCCAGACCTCGATGTGGGCCACGGCTCCGTCGTCACCGGTGAGCACCGTGCCGATGGCCTGCTTGGTGTCCAACTTCTGGCCTTTGGCCACGTTCACGCTGGCCAGGTTGCTGTACACCGTGCGGTAGGCGCCATGGCTCACGATCACGGCCTTGCCGGCGCCTTGCAGCACGATCACGCTGGTGACCTCGCCCCGGAACACCGCGCGCACGCTCGCGCCCTTCTCGGTGGTGATGTCGATGCCGTTGTTGTCGATGACGATGCCTTTGAGCACGGGGTGCGGTTGCTTGCCATAACGGCCGGTGATCACGCCTTTCTCAACGGGCCAGGGCAGCTTGCCTTTGTTCTTCTCGAAATCGCTGTTGAGCTCTCTTGCTTCGGGCGTCAGTGTCACATCGAGCTTGGCGGGCTTGCCGCCTGCGGCGGAGGCGCTGGCCTTCGGCTTCATGGCCGCCTCAATGGCCTTGCGGATCGCCGCTTCCAGATCACGGCGCTGGTTCTCCTGCTTCTTCTGGGTCTCGCGCAGCCGGCCCTCCTCTTTGCGCAAGCTGGTCAGGGCGTTCTGCTGGCCGGCACGGTCGGTATCGAGCTTGCGCTTCTCCTGGACCTGCTCGCTCAAGAGCACGGCTTTTTCCTGCCGCTGCTGCTTCAGTGCGGCCACGCGCGCATCCATGGATGCCTGCGTTTCCGTGATCAGCGCGGCCTGCCTTCGGCGCTGCGCCGCCAGCTGGTTGATGTACCGGCTGCGGCGGAAGGCTTGCTGGAAGCTGCTGCTGGCGAAGAGGTAACTGAGGCGGTCATAGGCGCTGCGGTTGCGGTAGGCGGCGGCGATCATGCGGGCATAGCCCTGTTTCAGCGCGGTCAGGTCGGACTGCAGGTCGGCGATTGATTCCTCGTCCTGCCGGATGCGGTCATCGGCTGCGCGCACCTCATTATCCATGGCGCGGATCAATTGGGCGCGTGCGGCGATCTGGCTCTCGAGCAGCGCCAATTGCTCTTGGGTGACGCGTTGCTCCTTGCGCGCCTGATCGATCAATGCGGTGGTGGTGCGGATCTGCTTGTCCAGCGCATCGCGGCGCTTCTCCAGCTCTTTC of Flavobacteriales bacterium contains these proteins:
- a CDS encoding peptidoglycan DD-metalloendopeptidase family protein codes for the protein MSRCPERILRACALLPLLLAVALSWGQSKKELEKRRDALDKQIRTTTALIDQARKEQRVTQEQLALLESQIAARAQLIRAMDNEVRAADDRIRQDEESIADLQSDLTALKQGYARMIAAAYRNRSAYDRLSYLFASSSFQQAFRRSRYINQLAAQRRRQAALITETQASMDARVAALKQQRQEKAVLLSEQVQEKRKLDTDRAGQQNALTSLRKEEGRLRETQKKQENQRRDLEAAIRKAIEAAMKPKASASAAGGKPAKLDVTLTPEARELNSDFEKNKGKLPWPVEKGVITGRYGKQPHPVLKGIVIDNNGIDITTEKGASVRAVFRGEVTSVIVLQGAGKAVIVSHGAYRTVYSNLASVNVAKGQKLDTKQAIGTVLTGDDGAVAHIEVWKITADGLVNVDPALWLYRD
- the gatA gene encoding Asp-tRNA(Asn)/Glu-tRNA(Gln) amidotransferase subunit GatA — translated: MPKTFSEARAAIAQGATVTQLVERSIAEAERRADLNAFLELFPESALAKAADADAKLLSGTAGPLAGMLVSIKDNLCYKGHKVSAASRILEGFTSLYSATAVERLLAADAVIIGRTNCDEFAMGSSNENSAFGNVKNPVDPGKVPGGSSGGAAASVAAGIVHAALGSDTGGSIRQPASFTGTVGFKPTYGRVSRYGLIAFASSFDQIGPFARTVEDAAALYSVIAGSDPHDSTTSSRPNEPIALGNPRKLRIGYFREGLERAGMDPEVVAHLQLQIDRLRREGHTVEAVEVPLLDHQVPAYYILATAEASSNLARFDGIHFGHRSKQAQGVEETYRLSRTEGFGPEVKRRILLGTFVLSSGYYDAYYAKAQCVRRILRDRTLEAFDRFDLLLGPTCPSTAFSPGEITDPVAMYLQDIFTVQANLAGTPAISLPTGTHSNGLPFGVQLMARPFDEARLLASAKALFGS
- the tatA gene encoding twin-arginine translocase TatA/TatE family subunit, with protein sequence MIGPWQVVLIVVALLLLFGGKKIPELMRGLGQGMKEFKNAKDGVEDKKDDAK
- a CDS encoding peptidylprolyl isomerase, whose amino-acid sequence is MRKVLFLLLLAACGAPRPDAPNRWADERLWPVLEAQEHRDADALCQLLKHEAPEVREAAALAFASVQDTLATPCLLKALSDEIATVRSTAAFALGFVADSSTIERMVEFSRSEHDGFVIHAIASAVFSARLRGGPARDPRVILEYYENAEGHEQARAADALRRLPDSTVLTLKAAVERLMESESIEVRSFALLGMRKLGVAADTAFLAQVACDASRSLPERVSALRSWARASKSSGSPLLTDLLLDPEPMICRAALEELRALPCPMPRSALEKTANRTSDIHITLAIEGLVERCGQDLHEHFTSARIGLDRSDNPYLRAEHWGVMLNLTSDYLPQAIQRLGEEDHPAIKQAIMQWAVREIRNNMMRSRYASFESQYAQMRELVHSVVLLGDAGLVSAIAELLVEEDKEVIQLLLPSSLDETALAPLQPIRDLEARLLLQKAIAKRDGLPPPRHAPPPFNHPINKERLRALRQGQQYRIVTNKGEITIATDVNECPGSSLAFDSLVTAGYYNGKAFHRMVPNFVVQGGCPRGDGYGGMPWTLRTEIGRSPFTAGSVGLASAGPDTESCQFFITHSAAPHLDGRYTRFGEVVSGMDVVWMLQVGDVMERVERLT
- a CDS encoding LysM peptidoglycan-binding domain-containing protein; its protein translation is MPLLRRFTLAALLLPFCSMAQREAPLALPADDPVMARLDDLANLHWVKHSPFTIDTAHHNLHGFAPNQVPTWSEDIMQQRVAVLDANSPFSLVYNHVVQSYIDLYMVRKREMSSRMLGLAELYFPTFEEYLDRHGIPLEMKYLAVVESALNPSARSRAGAVGLWQFMLPTGKIYGLKADSYIDERHDVHKSTEAACRYLKYLHRIYGDWELALAAYNCGPGNVNKAIRRAGGVKDYWKIYDYLPRETRGYVPAFIAVNYLFAHHADHNIYPIAPTYCAYEVDTVQVCHPLDLAAIAVLTGGTVQELRELNPTFKLGIVPDVDQPVSVYLPKDAVPVYINNEELLRYSYYAANPGTQPIATAASAAAATERVADRHHTVRKGESLGGIAKRYGMSVPQLRKLNGLRNDMIRPGQKLVVRKGAPSSERTAQASPGSDASGYYVVQAGDTLWSIAQRHPGVSVEDLRSLNGGLPDGLKPGARIRVRAPQG
- a CDS encoding DUF4837 family protein, with product MKHTAACMAIALLASCDDARKRLPDSAGGPEEILVVMPKGHWEGEPGALVRSILEQPMQGMPQREALFRVAQCRPEDFASLLQAHHSVLYAAFGEDSSGVLMLRDQHARGQLVARVGAGKPEAWNALFSANADAVVRAFEDHHRARTGARLKHERDAALASSLRASLGIELDVPGGYRMMKQDSVITWLQRDRIIAGGGLEHNVIEGLLIHSHPYVSDSTWNVPSLVDLRDAATKQRIDGPDPGSYMVVRRAFEQMDLMPGGRAVQLDGRFAYLMHGLYGMHGAKMGGPFVSLTTLDPSGKRIVTVEGFAYAPQFDKRPYVRELEALIFSLRFSGSASSGGAQ